The following coding sequences lie in one Loxodonta africana isolate mLoxAfr1 chromosome X, mLoxAfr1.hap2, whole genome shotgun sequence genomic window:
- the LOC100670877 gene encoding zinc finger protein 709-like: MQGPGPPGGSGRSRRLNGASPRVVETQDSVVVEDVAVVFTPEEWALLDRTQRKLYRDVMIETFRNLASIDDLKYETGEKSSEKLHVRFVRIHAVENLREKNGDNPCGKTFRRIPNLTVQKRNPPEVNPFECSDCEKAIMDPSSHNQHACQFIACREACGGTTPMRPLSGKKPHKCEVCGKDFICISTLKNPVTTLTSDNQYKCNEYGKDFCSFSSFWTHVRGHKGESKESSSDPLSLLFYNRDKPYECREFRKAFHFSSALTAHLGTHSEERPYECKEHGKAFGWPSYLTTHITTHTGERPYECNECGKDFRQSSNLIVHRRIQSGERPYECKEYGKAFKCSSHLTNDRKTHSGDKPYKCTECAKAFSQASSLITHIRTHNGQRPYECKECGKTFRYSSNFTSHIRTHSGEKPYECKQCGKAFRQSSGLMTHRRIHTGERPYECKECGKAFTDPSHLTSHMRTHSGERPYECEECGKAFSQSGNLTKHIRTHTGQRPYECKECGKAFSLLSTLTTHITIHSGEKPYECKQCGKAFSKSSGLMTHRRIHTGERPYECKECGKAFSHSGNLTNHIRTHNGQRPYECKECGKAYRQLSNLTTHIRTHSGEKPYECNQCGKAFRQSSGLMTHRRIHTGERPYECKECGKAFTDPSHLTLHMRTHSGERPYECEECGKAFSHSGNLTNHIRTHNGQRPYECKECGKAFRQLSNLTTHITIHSGEKPYECKQCGKTFRQSSGLMTHRRIHTGERPYECKECGKAFRTCSSLTRHIKTHSGGLRNVRSVRKPFPVHHTSHHI, encoded by the exons gactcagtggttgttgaggatgtggctgtggtctttaccccggaagagtgggctttgctggatcgtactcagaggaaactctacagagatgtgatgatcgaaaccttcagaaacctggcctcaATAG ATGATTTGAAGTATGAAACAGGAGAGAAGTCAAGCGAAAAACTGCATGTTCGCTTTGTTAG AATTCATGCAGTAGAAAACCTCCGtgaaaaaaatggagacaatccgtgtgggaaaaccttcaggCGGATTCCAAATCTTACCGTGCAgaaaagaaatcctccagaagtaAATCCTTTTGAATGCTCTGACTGTGAAAAAGCCATCATGGATCCCTCATCACATAACCAACATGCCTGTCAGTTTATTGCGTGTAGAGAAGCCTGTGGTGGTACCACTCCTATGAGACCTCTTAGTGGCAAGAAACCCCATAAGTGTGAGGTATGTGGGAAGGATTTCATTTGTATCTCAACTCTTAAGAATCCTGTGACAACACTCACTAGTGACAATCAGTATAAATGTAATGAGTATGGGAAAGATTTCTGTAGTTTCTCGTCCTTTTGGACACATGTGAGAGGTCACAAGGGTGAAAGTAAAGAAAGTTCTAGTGACCCTTTATCCCTCCTTTTCTATAACAGAGATAAGCCCTATGAATGTAGGGAATTTAGGAAAGCCTTTCAtttttcctcagccctcactGCACATTTAGGCACTCACAGtgaagagaggccttatgaatgtaaggaacatGGGAAGGCCTTTGGTTGGCCCTCatacctcactacacatataacaactcacactggagagaggccttatgaatgtaatgaatgcgGGAAAGACTTTAGGCAATCCTCAAACCTCATTGTACATAGAAGGATTCAAAGTGGAGaaagaccttatgaatgtaaggaatatggaaaagccTTTAAGTGTTCCTCACATCTCACTAATGATAgaaaaactcacagtggagacaagccatataaatgtacagaatgtgcgaaagcctttagtcaggctTCATCCCTTattacacatataagaactcacaatggacagaggccttacgaatgtaaggaatgtgggaaaacatTTAGGTATTCTTCTAACttcacttcacatataagaactcacagtggagagaagccttatgaatgtaagcaatgtgggaaagcctttaggcagtcctcaggcctcatgacacatagaagaattcatactggagagaggccatatgaatgtaaggaatgtgggaaagcctttacagaTCCCTCACACCTCACCTCGCATatgcgaactcacagtggagagaggccttatgaatgtgaggaatgtgggaaagcctttagtcagtcaGGAAACCTCACTaagcatataagaactcacactgggcagaggccttatgaatgtaaggaatgtgggaaagcctttagtctgCTCTCaaccctcactacacatataacaattcacagtggagagaagccttatgaatgtaagcaatgtggaaaagcctttagcaagtcctcaggcctcatgacacatagaagaattcatactggagagaggccatatgaatgtaaggaatgtgggaaagcctttagtcactcAGGAAACCTCACTaaccatataagaactcacaatgggcagaggccttatgaatgtaaggaatgtgggaaagcctatcGTCAGCTCTCaaacctcactacacatataagaactcacagtggagagaagccttatgaatgtaaccaatgtgggaaagcctttaggcagtcctcaggcctcatgacacatagaagaattcatactggagagaggccatatgaatgtaaggaatgtgggaaagcctttacagaTCCCTCACACCTCACCTTGCATatgcgaactcacagtggagagaggccttatgaatgtgaggaatgtgggaaagcctttagtcactcAGGAAACCTCACTaaccatataagaactcacaatgggcagaggccttatgaatgtaaggaatgtgggaaagcctttcgtcAGCTCTCAAACCTCACCACACATATaacaattcacagtggagagaagccttatgaatgtaagcaatgtgggaaaacctttaggcagtcctcaggcctcatgacacatagaagaattcatactggagagaggccatatgaatgtaaagaatgtgggaaggcctttcgTACTTGCTCTTCTCTCACAAGACATATAAAAACTCATAGTGGAGGACTTAGGAATGTAAGGAGcgtgagaaagcctttccctgttCATCACACCTCACATCACATATAA
- the LOC100669458 gene encoding zinc finger protein 883-like yields MRPLSGKKPHKCEVCGKDFICISTLKNPVTTLTSDNQYKCNEYGKDFCSFSSFWTHVRGHKGESKESSSDPLSLLFYNRDKPYECREFRKAFHFSSALTAHLGTHSEERPYECKEHGKAFGWPSYLTTHITTHTGERPYECNECGKDFRQSSNLIVHRRIQSGERPYECKEYGKAFKCSSHLTNDRKTHSGDKPYKCTECAKAFSQASSLITHIRTHNGQRPYECKECGKTFRYSSNFTSHIRTHSGEKPYECKQCGKAFRQSSGLMTHRRIHTGERPYECKECGKAFTDPSHLTSHMRTHSGERPYECEECGKAFSQSGNLTKHIRTHTGQRPYECKECGKAFSLLSTLTTHITIHSGEKPYECKQCGKAFSKSSGLMTHRRIHTGERPYECKECGKAFSHSGNLTNHIRTHNGQRPYECKECGKAYRQLSNLTTHIRTHSGEKPYECNQCGKAFRQSSGLMTHRRIHTGERPYECKECGKAFTDPSHLTLHMRTHSGERPYECEECGKAFSHSGNLTNHIRTHNGQRPYECKECGKAFRQLSNLTTHITIHSGEKPYECKQCGKTFRQSSGLMTHRRIHTGERPYECKECGKAFRTCSSLTRHIKTHSGGLRNVRSVRKPFPVHHTSHHI; encoded by the coding sequence ATGAGACCTCTTAGTGGCAAGAAACCCCATAAGTGTGAGGTATGTGGGAAGGATTTCATTTGTATCTCAACTCTTAAGAATCCTGTGACAACACTCACTAGTGACAATCAGTATAAATGTAATGAGTATGGGAAAGATTTCTGTAGTTTCTCGTCCTTTTGGACACATGTGAGAGGTCACAAGGGTGAAAGTAAAGAAAGTTCTAGTGACCCTTTATCCCTCCTTTTCTATAACAGAGATAAGCCCTATGAATGTAGGGAATTTAGGAAAGCCTTTCAtttttcctcagccctcactGCACATTTAGGCACTCACAGtgaagagaggccttatgaatgtaaggaacatGGGAAGGCCTTTGGTTGGCCCTCatacctcactacacatataacaactcacactggagagaggccttatgaatgtaatgaatgcgGGAAAGACTTTAGGCAATCCTCAAACCTCATTGTACATAGAAGGATTCAAAGTGGAGaaagaccttatgaatgtaaggaatatggaaaagccTTTAAGTGTTCCTCACATCTCACTAATGATAgaaaaactcacagtggagacaagccatataaatgtacagaatgtgcgaaagcctttagtcaggctTCATCCCTTattacacatataagaactcacaatggacagaggccttacgaatgtaaggaatgtgggaaaacatTTAGGTATTCTTCTAACttcacttcacatataagaactcacagtggagagaagccttatgaatgtaagcaatgtgggaaagcctttaggcagtcctcaggcctcatgacacatagaagaattcatactggagagaggccatatgaatgtaaggaatgtgggaaagcctttacagaTCCCTCACACCTCACCTCGCATatgcgaactcacagtggagagaggccttatgaatgtgaggaatgtgggaaagcctttagtcagtcaGGAAACCTCACTaagcatataagaactcacactgggcagaggccttatgaatgtaaggaatgtgggaaagcctttagtctgCTCTCaaccctcactacacatataacaattcacagtggagagaagccttatgaatgtaagcaatgtggaaaagcctttagcaagtcctcaggcctcatgacacatagaagaattcatactggagagaggccatatgaatgtaaggaatgtgggaaagcctttagtcactcAGGAAACCTCACTaaccatataagaactcacaatgggcagaggccttatgaatgtaaggaatgtgggaaagcctatcGTCAGCTCTCaaacctcactacacatataagaactcacagtggagagaagccttatgaatgtaaccaatgtgggaaagcctttaggcagtcctcaggcctcatgacacatagaagaattcatactggagagaggccatatgaatgtaaggaatgtgggaaagcctttacagaTCCCTCACACCTCACCTTGCATatgcgaactcacagtggagagaggccttatgaatgtgaggaatgtgggaaagcctttagtcactcAGGAAACCTCACTaaccatataagaactcacaatgggcagaggccttatgaatgtaaggaatgtgggaaagcctttcgtcAGCTCTCAAACCTCACCACACATATaacaattcacagtggagagaagccttatgaatgtaagcaatgtgggaaaacctttaggcagtcctcaggcctcatgacacatagaagaattcatactggagagaggccatatgaatgtaaagaatgtgggaaggcctttcgTACTTGCTCTTCTCTCACAAGACATATAAAAACTCATAGTGGAGGACTTAGGAATGTAAGGAGcgtgagaaagcctttccctgttCATCACACCTCACATCACATATAA